From a region of the uncultured Draconibacterium sp. genome:
- a CDS encoding RagB/SusD family nutrient uptake outer membrane protein: MKIKSYSLLLILLLFSGVACTDLEEVWYSAVVPETFFKTEQDVKAALYRSFTHARWYLQEDRWQLQEMTADQFAITTKGPHWYNGGENYRYHYHEWTVNDGWIWGTWRGTLMGVALALDTKQDLEKLDYSTVGLTEEDKASHVMQLQTLIAYFYLRGLDFFGGLPIFTSNEGENIPRSTDKETFDHIESLLLEAIPQLPKKVAGEKEEGALRRGAAAAMLAQLYFNAESYIGESRFSECATICQAIINGDYGDYELDPTWFGPLGFYNNESPEVIWSAPSEFNKLQYDWMWNRFYHYETYKYFGLDGGAWNGHHLQPSRKPTGDIYTEFKLGKPYEKFDDGDLRKMPYLYKGGGKYEGMFLVGDQISPYGTSYGTQEYKDEVISFVDMVATFKKVGDEYPDIASLPSTMANGEENTGIRLVKAPMPNLADESLRWGADNVVIRLAEVYYMLAECKLRAGEKQAAADLISEVRERNFEDGNDPNPVTAANLDEYRMLDEWGVEFIGEGRRRTDLIRWNKFVNDDWWDHEASSSQHLRRFPVPQDALSGNNALEQNPGYN; encoded by the coding sequence ATGAAAATTAAATCATATAGTTTACTACTCATTTTATTATTGTTTTCCGGTGTGGCCTGTACCGATTTGGAAGAAGTTTGGTACTCGGCAGTTGTTCCGGAAACATTCTTTAAAACAGAGCAGGATGTAAAAGCCGCTTTGTACCGTTCTTTTACCCATGCCCGCTGGTATCTGCAGGAAGATAGATGGCAGTTGCAGGAAATGACTGCAGACCAGTTTGCAATTACTACCAAAGGCCCTCACTGGTATAACGGAGGAGAAAACTACCGTTATCACTATCACGAATGGACCGTTAACGACGGTTGGATTTGGGGAACATGGCGAGGAACGCTTATGGGAGTTGCATTGGCACTGGATACCAAGCAAGACCTTGAAAAACTCGACTACAGCACTGTTGGTTTAACAGAGGAAGATAAAGCGTCGCACGTGATGCAGTTACAAACGCTTATAGCATATTTCTATTTACGTGGCCTTGATTTCTTTGGTGGTCTTCCGATTTTTACTTCAAACGAAGGAGAGAATATTCCGAGAAGTACCGATAAAGAAACTTTTGATCACATTGAGAGTTTGTTGTTGGAAGCTATTCCTCAATTACCTAAAAAGGTTGCCGGAGAAAAAGAAGAAGGTGCACTTCGCAGGGGCGCAGCTGCAGCTATGTTGGCACAGTTGTATTTTAATGCTGAATCGTATATTGGTGAAAGCCGCTTTTCAGAGTGTGCAACAATTTGTCAGGCAATTATTAATGGAGATTATGGCGATTATGAGCTGGATCCAACATGGTTTGGTCCTCTTGGATTCTACAACAATGAATCGCCTGAGGTAATCTGGTCGGCTCCATCGGAGTTTAACAAACTTCAATACGACTGGATGTGGAACCGTTTCTACCACTACGAAACGTATAAATATTTTGGTTTGGATGGCGGTGCCTGGAACGGACATCACTTGCAACCATCGCGTAAACCAACCGGCGACATTTATACCGAATTCAAGTTGGGCAAGCCTTACGAAAAATTCGACGATGGCGATTTACGTAAAATGCCTTACTTGTATAAAGGTGGTGGTAAATACGAAGGAATGTTCCTGGTTGGCGATCAAATCAGCCCATACGGAACTTCGTACGGAACACAGGAATACAAAGATGAAGTAATTTCGTTTGTCGATATGGTGGCCACTTTCAAAAAGGTGGGCGACGAATATCCTGATATCGCATCGTTGCCGTCGACTATGGCTAACGGTGAAGAGAATACCGGAATTCGTCTGGTAAAAGCTCCAATGCCAAACCTTGCTGATGAATCGTTGCGCTGGGGTGCTGATAACGTAGTCATTCGTTTGGCTGAAGTGTATTACATGCTGGCCGAATGTAAACTCCGTGCTGGAGAAAAGCAGGCAGCAGCTGATTTAATCAGCGAGGTTCGAGAACGTAACTTTGAAGATGGTAATGATCCAAATCCTGTTACAGCAGCAAATTTGGATGAATACAGAATGCTTGATGAGTGGGGTGTTGAATTTATTGGTGAAGGCCGCCGTCGTACCGATTTAATCCGTTGGAATAAATTTGTAAATGACGACTGGTGGGATCATGAAGCTTCAAGTTCACAGCATTTACGTCGTTTCCCTGTGCCTCAGGATGCACTTTCCGGTAATAACGCTTTAGAACAAAATCCGGGTTACAACTAA
- a CDS encoding substrate-binding domain-containing protein: MAERAKVSIGTVDRVLHNRGEVAEATKKKILEIVKELNYQPNILASTLASKKSATFATLLPQPPAGEGYWTKPIKGIKKRISELPQYGLQIESFTFSQADSKSFIEEANKVLAMKPDGVVLAPFFKKEAAVFIEELKELGIPFVFIDSNIQDVGQLSYIGQNSYQSGLVSGKLLDLMLPDGNILVIHFAKEMDNQNHLVQREMGIHDWFKQKKDNNHDLFTIEIPDTNSDEWMATVEQNISEKNIKGILVTNSKVFYVGRLLKKLKIRNIKVIGHDLLKENIKYLKEDLVQFLICQRPEEQGYNSVNKLFRSIVQKREIQEESYTPIDIVTKENVDYYKEFK; encoded by the coding sequence ATTGCCGAAAGAGCAAAAGTTTCAATTGGCACTGTCGACAGGGTTTTGCATAACCGTGGAGAGGTTGCAGAAGCAACCAAAAAGAAGATTCTCGAAATTGTAAAGGAATTAAATTACCAGCCCAATATTTTGGCAAGTACACTTGCCTCAAAAAAATCGGCCACATTTGCTACGCTACTTCCCCAACCTCCGGCAGGAGAAGGCTACTGGACAAAACCAATTAAAGGAATAAAAAAACGTATTTCGGAGCTGCCGCAATACGGCTTACAAATTGAGTCGTTTACCTTTAGTCAGGCCGATTCAAAAAGTTTTATCGAAGAAGCAAATAAAGTGCTTGCCATGAAACCTGATGGCGTTGTACTGGCTCCCTTTTTCAAAAAAGAGGCTGCTGTTTTTATCGAAGAGTTAAAAGAACTGGGAATTCCTTTTGTTTTTATCGATTCAAATATTCAGGATGTTGGACAGCTAAGTTATATCGGACAGAATTCTTATCAAAGTGGGTTGGTGTCGGGAAAATTGCTCGACCTGATGTTACCCGACGGAAACATTCTCGTTATTCATTTTGCAAAAGAAATGGATAATCAGAACCACCTGGTGCAGCGCGAAATGGGAATTCACGACTGGTTTAAGCAAAAAAAGGATAACAACCACGACCTTTTCACCATTGAGATTCCGGATACCAATTCGGATGAATGGATGGCAACGGTGGAACAAAATATTTCTGAGAAGAATATTAAAGGAATTTTGGTCACCAATTCGAAAGTGTTTTATGTAGGCCGTTTGCTGAAAAAACTAAAAATCAGAAACATTAAAGTAATCGGGCACGATCTTCTAAAAGAAAATATTAAGTATTTGAAAGAAGACCTCGTTCAGTTTCTTATCTGCCAACGCCCCGAAGAACAGGGCTACAACTCGGTGAACAAACTGTTCAGGAGCATCGTACAAAAAAGGGAAATTCAGGAAGAAAGTTATACCCCGATTGACATTGTGACTAAAGAAAACGTTGATTATTACAAAGAATTTAAATAG
- a CDS encoding RNA polymerase sigma-70 factor — MKLNLESILFRKFKEGDYSAFNQIFSKYYQPLFLFARKFVEEDLAKDFVQDCFYELWKNRKRIELKTTLSAYLFSIVKNRCYKHFEKERFRAGKLSEIEFQLKQEEISYFLHSEKSILEFEIRDRIQNTLEKLPPKCAQIFHDSRFNGLSNKEIAQKYDLSIKTVEKHISKALKIFHKEFKDLNFSCFLLILKNN; from the coding sequence ATGAAACTCAATCTTGAATCTATACTATTCAGGAAATTTAAAGAAGGTGATTATTCGGCCTTCAACCAGATATTCTCAAAGTACTACCAGCCGCTTTTTCTTTTCGCCCGGAAATTTGTTGAAGAGGACCTGGCGAAAGACTTTGTGCAGGATTGTTTTTACGAGCTTTGGAAAAACAGGAAACGAATTGAATTAAAAACTACTTTATCGGCTTATCTTTTTTCAATCGTTAAAAATCGTTGCTATAAACATTTCGAGAAAGAAAGATTCAGGGCCGGAAAACTGAGCGAAATCGAATTTCAGTTGAAACAAGAAGAAATAAGTTATTTCCTTCATTCGGAAAAAAGTATTCTTGAGTTTGAAATCAGAGACCGTATTCAAAATACATTAGAAAAGTTACCTCCAAAATGTGCTCAAATATTTCATGATAGCCGTTTTAACGGTTTGTCGAACAAAGAGATCGCACAAAAATACGATCTGTCGATAAAGACAGTTGAAAAGCACATTTCAAAAGCCCTTAAAATTTTTCACAAAGAATTTAAAGACCTCAATTTTTCCTGCTTTCTGCTGATTCTTAAAAATAATTAG
- a CDS encoding SDR family oxidoreductase: protein MQALSFNDLKDKVCVITGGAGVLGTAMVKAIASVGTKIAIADINKEVADKVASEIAAESGAEVIGVAANVLDKESLEFAKTEINKRLGPIDILINGAGGNSPQATTKVETITEENIDNLEDTFYGLQMEGFDKVFALNFKGTLLPTMVFTRDMLESRKGVVLNVSSMNSYKPLTKIPAYSAAKASINNFTEWLSVHLAKVGIRVNAIAPGFFITHQNRFLVMDEKTGNYSPRGQKIVDNTPMGKFGEPEDLQGATLFLISDISNFITGIVIPVDGGYSAFGGV from the coding sequence ATGCAGGCACTATCATTTAACGATTTAAAAGACAAAGTATGCGTAATTACCGGTGGTGCAGGAGTTTTGGGTACCGCCATGGTAAAAGCAATTGCATCGGTTGGCACCAAAATCGCCATCGCCGATATTAACAAAGAGGTAGCCGATAAAGTTGCTTCGGAAATTGCGGCAGAATCTGGTGCAGAAGTGATTGGTGTTGCAGCCAATGTGCTTGATAAAGAATCGCTTGAGTTTGCCAAAACTGAGATAAACAAACGATTGGGGCCAATTGACATTTTAATAAACGGTGCCGGCGGAAACAGCCCGCAGGCAACAACAAAGGTGGAAACCATTACCGAGGAAAACATCGATAACCTTGAAGACACTTTTTATGGCTTGCAAATGGAAGGTTTCGACAAGGTTTTTGCCCTGAATTTTAAAGGAACATTGCTACCAACAATGGTTTTTACCCGCGATATGCTTGAAAGTAGAAAAGGTGTTGTGCTCAATGTTTCATCAATGAATTCGTATAAACCGTTGACCAAAATTCCGGCTTATTCGGCCGCAAAAGCATCGATCAATAATTTTACAGAGTGGCTGTCGGTGCATCTTGCAAAAGTTGGCATCCGGGTAAATGCTATCGCTCCCGGATTTTTTATCACCCACCAGAACCGCTTTTTGGTAATGGATGAAAAAACAGGTAACTACTCTCCTCGCGGACAAAAAATTGTTGACAATACACCAATGGGGAAATTCGGTGAACCTGAAGATCTTCAGGGCGCAACACTTTTCCTGATCTCTGACATTTCAAACTTTATTACCGGAATTGTTATCCCGGTTGACGGTGGATACAGTGCATTTGGTGGCGTTTAG
- a CDS encoding 2-oxo acid dehydrogenase subunit E2: MEQIDYNSDWRKVASTIYKKPTDSKIYGMVELDVTDVEKYIAKKRKEGLKTTLTYIITLIIGRGIRNEVPELNTFVKGSKIAQRKQVDGVVSVLLAGGEMGSVKVENADQRTIQEVTDEIAEHIRQSRKGNERDEMQSKNMLARVPWPFRKWLFRLYRVLTIDWGISLPGIGLDSNSFGSFVVSNIGTVGLDTGYGSLLPSSNVSLVMILGSVQNKPAVVNGEIVSRRIMLLSATLDHRVVDGSHGGRLFRHIKYLLKNPHLLEEKPDENLAKF; encoded by the coding sequence ATGGAACAAATTGATTATAACTCAGACTGGCGCAAAGTAGCGTCAACTATTTACAAAAAACCTACCGATTCCAAAATTTATGGCATGGTAGAGTTGGATGTTACCGATGTTGAAAAATACATTGCCAAAAAGAGAAAGGAAGGCTTAAAAACCACACTTACTTATATTATCACACTTATTATTGGCAGGGGAATCAGAAACGAAGTGCCAGAACTAAACACCTTTGTGAAGGGCTCGAAAATTGCCCAGCGTAAACAGGTTGACGGTGTAGTAAGTGTTTTACTGGCCGGAGGAGAAATGGGCTCGGTAAAAGTTGAAAATGCCGATCAGCGCACCATTCAGGAAGTTACCGACGAAATTGCAGAACATATCCGCCAGTCGCGAAAAGGAAACGAACGCGACGAAATGCAATCGAAAAATATGCTGGCACGGGTTCCGTGGCCTTTCCGCAAGTGGTTATTCCGCCTATATCGTGTACTTACTATCGATTGGGGAATTTCGTTACCGGGAATCGGTCTCGATTCAAACAGTTTTGGATCGTTCGTGGTTTCAAATATTGGCACTGTTGGTCTTGATACCGGTTATGGTTCGTTGCTGCCATCATCGAATGTTTCGCTTGTAATGATTCTCGGATCCGTTCAGAACAAACCTGCAGTTGTTAACGGGGAAATTGTATCGCGCCGAATCATGTTACTATCTGCTACGCTCGACCATCGTGTTGTTGACGGATCGCACGGAGGACGCCTGTTCCGACATATCAAATATCTGTTGAAAAATCCACATCTGCTGGAAGAAAAGCCCGACGAAAACCTGGCTAAATTTTAA
- a CDS encoding Gfo/Idh/MocA family oxidoreductase: MQNRRNFLATIGTIAAGAVVSNPLKAAVLSEGEKLKIVLVGTGIRGNSFWGKRLVDEYGDILEFVALVDINPGRVKYAADFIGVGKNCKTYTDFDDMIGEQSPDLIIVTTPDATHHQFIIKGLENGVDVLTEKPLTTDEDKCQEILDAERRYKRKVIVGFNYRWSPYNTKIKELLMKNTIGKLVSVDFSWMLNTSHGASYFRRWHGQREWSGTLLIHKATHHFDLLNWWIDSDPDEVYAKGDLEFYGNRRDKSGVNCRSCDEKDTCPFFWDITKSPTEYNLYAKHEQYDGYIRDNCLFRPEINIYDKMNVNVKYANNVYLNYMLTTYSPWEGWRVAFNGTEGRIEAFLDVPYLEEVQISQEDMHRAEMDQSGNQQQINKPIILHKLWGEQEIINVGYSRGGHGGGDERLHDHIFRTPDAEDEFQHLAGTRDGAMSILIGTAARNSIESGMPVKVGSLTTMQPRSKRLT; encoded by the coding sequence ATGCAAAACAGACGAAACTTTCTGGCAACTATTGGTACTATAGCGGCAGGTGCCGTTGTTTCCAATCCATTAAAAGCTGCTGTCCTTTCCGAGGGCGAAAAGCTAAAAATAGTATTGGTGGGCACCGGAATCAGAGGAAACAGTTTTTGGGGAAAACGACTGGTTGACGAATACGGCGACATCCTCGAATTTGTGGCACTGGTAGATATAAATCCGGGCCGGGTAAAATATGCTGCCGATTTTATCGGGGTGGGTAAGAATTGCAAAACTTACACCGACTTTGATGATATGATTGGGGAGCAATCGCCCGATTTAATCATTGTTACAACGCCTGATGCCACACACCATCAGTTCATTATAAAAGGCTTGGAAAATGGTGTTGATGTGCTTACCGAAAAGCCGTTGACAACCGATGAAGATAAGTGCCAGGAAATACTGGATGCCGAGCGAAGATATAAACGTAAGGTGATTGTTGGTTTTAATTATCGCTGGAGTCCGTACAATACCAAAATCAAGGAATTGCTGATGAAGAATACCATTGGCAAACTGGTTTCGGTTGATTTTTCGTGGATGCTGAATACCAGTCACGGTGCGTCGTATTTCCGTCGTTGGCACGGTCAGCGAGAGTGGAGCGGAACTTTATTGATTCACAAAGCCACCCACCATTTCGACCTGCTGAACTGGTGGATTGATTCCGATCCGGATGAAGTGTATGCCAAAGGCGATTTGGAATTTTACGGCAACCGTCGTGATAAAAGTGGTGTAAACTGCCGCTCGTGCGATGAAAAGGATACTTGTCCGTTTTTCTGGGATATCACGAAAAGTCCGACAGAATACAATCTGTACGCTAAACATGAGCAGTACGATGGTTATATCCGCGATAATTGTTTGTTCCGGCCCGAGATAAACATTTATGATAAAATGAATGTGAATGTAAAATACGCCAACAATGTGTACCTGAATTACATGCTAACCACCTACTCGCCTTGGGAAGGCTGGCGTGTAGCTTTTAACGGCACCGAGGGCCGTATTGAAGCGTTTTTGGATGTGCCGTACCTGGAAGAGGTGCAAATATCGCAGGAAGATATGCACCGGGCAGAAATGGACCAGAGCGGAAATCAGCAACAGATTAACAAGCCAATAATTCTGCATAAACTGTGGGGCGAGCAGGAAATTATAAATGTAGGTTACAGCCGCGGTGGTCACGGTGGAGGAGATGAACGATTGCACGATCATATTTTCAGAACACCCGATGCTGAAGACGAATTTCAGCATTTGGCCGGAACACGCGATGGAGCCATGTCAATTCTGATTGGTACAGCCGCCCGAAACAGTATTGAATCGGGGATGCCCGTGAAAGTTGGTAGTTTAACTACCATGCAGCCACGAAGCAAACGATTAACGTAA
- a CDS encoding SusC/RagA family TonB-linked outer membrane protein gives MKLSLFLILISLVSASASVYSQSVRIDMELHDASLEKVFQSIQDQTEFDIFYKNEHLPRYKKVDAVYAKATVEHVLEDVLVGTGLKYRVLNKDIVITKINSGIGSDMELQQKTVRGVITDLDGTPLPGVTIVVKGTTNGTVTNLEGQYTLGGIPAGATLQYSFVGMETQEIEIGDQTEMNVTMLPDAINVDEVVVVGYGTLEKKEVTSSITSVKSKDLIPGGSGNPLLGMQGKVTGLSIQSSNGTSPNATTSVQLRGVASVLAGQGPLIVIDGVPGGSLNSVSREDIESIDVLKDASAGAIYGTRAAGGVILITTKSAKAGKIRLTYTSEFTTESIRRKPEVLSAQEFVANDLGTDYGSSTDWYDEVTVDNPFSQRHHINLSGGSETSRIYATFLASDQEGIAIGDKREEMGGRINANFILMDGFAEIIAHADYRKTNSDRSHNGIFNQALKLNPTQPAYDDTQVHGLNVWTGGWDYYNPVADIKLRTDQGHSTNFLGDVTLKLNLTDNLSTQAMIAHRANEYRDILYYSAQHKESLDNARAGRARQAYGRNMDKTFEWLVKYINSFGDHSINAVAGYSFQEFNADGFDMENFDFPVDGIEAWDMGKGTFLSEGKAGMGSWKDPRERLIAFFGRANYTFREKYILSLSGRYEGSSKFFTDNQWGFFPAVSAGWRISDESFMDNADVVSDLKIRGGYGVTGNQSFDPGQSTRMYSSDTWWLVDDEWIYTYGSAHNQNIDLQWEEKKEFNFGVDFGFLDNKLTGKFDLYDRKVDKMIYEISVSVPPAVHDKTTMNVGSLRNKGWEAELNYNAISSANWDYSTTLRISHNKSTLESLWGSQTYWDRVGFPAPGSPGNAVRLFPGQDIGKFYVWRFAGFTEEGNWMLYDKDGNAFDVTEQTKTNDDKAFVGNAIPKVRMSWNNTVGFKNWELEAFFTSWLGHDIYNTIDMYYGLPNVEEQNVLADAFDKNKNVTGEKELSDYWIEDGDFIKLKALTLRYRFDTGNINWLQNANVYVTGRDLFTITSYSGMDPESNINGLEPGFEWHDNTYPRTRTWTLGVQLTF, from the coding sequence ATGAAACTATCCCTTTTTTTAATTCTAATAAGTTTAGTCAGTGCATCGGCTAGCGTTTATTCGCAATCAGTGCGGATTGATATGGAGTTACACGACGCAAGTCTTGAAAAAGTTTTTCAATCCATTCAAGACCAAACTGAATTTGACATTTTTTACAAAAACGAGCATCTGCCCCGATATAAAAAGGTTGATGCCGTATATGCCAAAGCTACTGTTGAGCATGTATTAGAAGACGTTCTTGTTGGCACAGGATTGAAATACAGAGTGCTCAATAAAGATATTGTTATAACTAAGATCAACTCAGGAATTGGCAGTGATATGGAATTGCAGCAGAAAACCGTTCGTGGAGTGATTACCGACCTTGACGGAACTCCGCTGCCAGGTGTAACAATAGTTGTAAAAGGTACTACAAACGGTACTGTGACTAATTTAGAAGGGCAATATACGCTTGGTGGTATTCCTGCCGGTGCTACATTGCAATATTCATTTGTTGGTATGGAAACTCAAGAGATTGAAATTGGTGACCAGACTGAAATGAATGTTACTATGCTTCCAGATGCAATTAATGTTGATGAAGTAGTTGTAGTGGGGTATGGTACTTTGGAGAAAAAAGAAGTAACCAGTTCAATTACCAGCGTAAAATCAAAAGACCTTATTCCCGGTGGATCAGGAAATCCACTTCTCGGAATGCAGGGAAAGGTTACTGGTTTAAGTATTCAATCATCAAACGGTACTAGTCCTAATGCTACAACTTCAGTACAGTTACGAGGTGTGGCTTCGGTTTTGGCCGGACAAGGCCCACTTATTGTAATCGACGGAGTTCCCGGAGGTAGTTTAAACTCGGTAAGTCGCGAAGATATTGAGTCGATCGATGTTTTAAAAGATGCATCGGCAGGAGCAATTTATGGTACGCGTGCTGCAGGTGGTGTAATTCTTATTACGACCAAGTCGGCAAAAGCCGGAAAAATTCGACTGACCTATACGTCTGAGTTTACTACTGAAAGCATTCGTCGTAAACCTGAAGTTTTAAGTGCCCAAGAATTTGTTGCAAACGATTTGGGAACTGATTACGGAAGTTCTACCGATTGGTACGATGAAGTTACTGTTGACAATCCTTTCAGCCAGCGTCATCATATTAACTTAAGTGGTGGTTCTGAAACGTCTCGTATTTATGCCACGTTCTTAGCATCCGATCAGGAAGGTATTGCCATTGGCGATAAAAGAGAAGAAATGGGCGGACGTATTAATGCCAACTTCATATTAATGGATGGTTTTGCTGAGATTATTGCACATGCTGATTACCGCAAAACAAACAGCGATCGTTCACACAATGGCATTTTTAATCAGGCTTTGAAGCTGAATCCTACACAACCGGCTTACGACGATACACAAGTTCATGGCCTTAATGTATGGACCGGAGGTTGGGATTATTACAATCCGGTGGCTGATATTAAATTGCGTACTGATCAGGGACACTCTACTAATTTCCTCGGTGATGTGACATTAAAACTTAACCTCACCGATAATTTGAGTACTCAGGCAATGATTGCGCATCGCGCCAACGAATACCGCGATATTTTATATTATTCGGCACAACACAAAGAATCGTTGGATAATGCCCGGGCCGGTCGTGCACGTCAGGCGTACGGACGTAATATGGACAAAACCTTCGAATGGTTGGTGAAATACATTAACTCTTTTGGAGATCACTCAATTAACGCAGTAGCAGGTTACAGTTTCCAGGAGTTTAATGCCGATGGTTTTGATATGGAAAACTTCGATTTCCCGGTTGACGGAATTGAAGCCTGGGATATGGGAAAAGGTACATTTCTTTCTGAAGGTAAAGCCGGAATGGGATCGTGGAAAGATCCTCGCGAGCGGTTGATCGCTTTCTTTGGTCGTGCTAACTATACATTCCGCGAAAAATATATTCTATCACTTAGTGGACGTTACGAAGGTTCTTCGAAATTTTTTACCGATAACCAGTGGGGATTCTTCCCTGCAGTATCTGCCGGGTGGCGTATCAGCGATGAGTCGTTTATGGATAACGCAGATGTTGTTAGCGACTTGAAAATACGTGGTGGTTATGGTGTTACCGGTAACCAAAGTTTTGATCCGGGGCAATCAACACGTATGTACAGCTCAGATACATGGTGGTTGGTTGATGATGAATGGATATATACTTATGGATCGGCACATAACCAAAACATAGACTTGCAATGGGAAGAGAAAAAAGAGTTCAACTTTGGAGTTGACTTTGGATTCCTTGACAACAAACTGACTGGTAAGTTCGATTTATACGATCGTAAGGTGGATAAAATGATCTATGAAATTTCTGTTTCAGTGCCACCTGCAGTACACGACAAAACAACAATGAATGTTGGTAGTTTGCGCAATAAAGGTTGGGAAGCTGAGCTTAATTACAATGCCATAAGTTCAGCCAACTGGGATTACTCAACCACATTACGTATTTCACACAATAAATCTACTCTGGAGTCGCTTTGGGGCAGTCAAACCTATTGGGATAGGGTAGGATTTCCTGCTCCCGGCTCTCCGGGTAATGCAGTTCGTCTGTTCCCGGGACAAGACATTGGTAAATTCTACGTATGGCGTTTTGCCGGATTTACCGAAGAAGGAAACTGGATGTTATACGACAAAGACGGGAATGCATTCGACGTTACCGAGCAAACCAAAACAAACGACGACAAAGCTTTTGTAGGAAATGCAATTCCAAAGGTTCGAATGTCGTGGAACAACACGGTTGGCTTTAAAAACTGGGAATTGGAAGCCTTTTTTACCAGTTGGTTAGGTCATGATATTTACAATACAATAGATATGTATTATGGTTTGCCAAATGTTGAAGAACAAAACGTTTTGGCTGATGCATTCGATAAAAACAAAAATGTTACAGGCGAGAAAGAACTTTCTGATTACTGGATTGAAGACGGTGATTTCATCAAACTGAAAGCCTTGACCCTACGTTATCGTTTTGATACCGGAAACATCAATTGGTTACAAAATGCCAATGTTTATGTTACTGGTAGAGATTTGTTTACCATCACGTCTTATTCGGGAATGGATCCGGAGTCGAACATCAACGGTTTGGAACCTGGTTTCGAGTGGCACGACAATACTTATCCGCGTACCCGTACATGGACATTGGGAGTTCAATTAACTTTTTAA
- a CDS encoding FecR family protein: MNDKNTENIDQVILHFIQGNADHEETATLMNWLNENPENRKKLFKEKDIWSAAEIDSDSLKALENREWLELENRINTSKIKQGHFKELLKIAAIVVVALGVGWMSHYIYTDSATTRKVEMRTVEAIKGQIKEVFLADGTHVWLNAGSQLSFPSDFTEKNREISLHGEAYFEVTSSEKNPFLVKTGNHTVKVTGTKFNICEYPEDKMIETTLVEGKVKIISGNFFKDLYPGEQATFYNETAEVLIGEKDFDIYTAWREGRYEFRNESVDKVFKIMERWWDVEIDYSHDEFKYEYISGVLRKHKPIEQHFEVINELVPINYQIDNDNITVKLK; the protein is encoded by the coding sequence ATGAACGACAAAAACACTGAAAATATAGATCAGGTTATTCTGCATTTTATTCAAGGAAATGCGGACCATGAAGAAACAGCCACATTGATGAACTGGCTGAATGAAAATCCCGAGAATAGAAAGAAACTGTTCAAAGAAAAAGATATTTGGAGTGCAGCAGAGATTGATTCGGACAGTTTAAAAGCTTTGGAAAACAGAGAATGGCTGGAATTAGAAAACCGAATAAATACTTCAAAAATAAAACAAGGTCACTTTAAAGAGCTGTTAAAAATTGCAGCAATTGTTGTAGTGGCTCTGGGAGTTGGTTGGATGAGCCATTATATCTATACGGATAGTGCAACAACGCGCAAAGTTGAAATGCGTACCGTTGAAGCCATAAAAGGACAAATAAAAGAAGTGTTTTTGGCCGATGGAACACACGTATGGCTGAATGCCGGATCGCAGCTTTCTTTTCCATCGGATTTTACTGAAAAGAATAGGGAGATCAGCTTGCACGGTGAAGCTTATTTTGAGGTTACTTCGAGTGAGAAGAATCCGTTCCTGGTAAAAACAGGCAATCACACCGTAAAAGTTACCGGAACCAAGTTTAATATTTGCGAGTATCCCGAAGATAAAATGATTGAGACCACCTTGGTAGAAGGAAAAGTTAAAATCATATCAGGCAATTTCTTTAAGGATTTGTATCCCGGTGAACAGGCAACGTTCTACAACGAAACGGCTGAGGTTTTAATAGGCGAAAAAGACTTTGATATTTACACTGCATGGCGCGAAGGGAGATATGAATTCCGTAACGAATCGGTCGACAAGGTTTTTAAAATTATGGAGCGCTGGTGGGATGTAGAAATTGATTACTCACACGACGAATTTAAATACGAATATATCTCAGGAGTTCTGAGAAAACATAAACCAATTGAACAGCACTTTGAAGTTATCAACGAGTTGGTGCCAATAAATTACCAAATTGATAACGACAACATTACGGTGAAGCTGAAATAG